One region of Eupeodes corollae chromosome 1, idEupCoro1.1, whole genome shotgun sequence genomic DNA includes:
- the LOC129939199 gene encoding inhibitor of growth protein 5 isoform X1 codes for MTSALYLENYLDSLESLPTELERNFKLMRKLDDRAQTAMKSIDTHAKEYMKNLVTNKDAMTEEERKKRLHEIQVLFGKAKEYSDDKVQLAIQTYELVDKQIRRLDNDLARFEGEIQEKASSTRSKSEEAVVKKGRKKTKDAKVTGKKKQSPSSEDEARGGGGTAAQVSKKKKQKVNQEKENRKGQKLSCLTQKNAEVEESEKESGPATHPSDVLDMPVDPNEPTYCLCHQVSYGEMIGCDNPDCPIEWFHFACVGLTTKPKGKWFCPKCTQDRKKK; via the exons atGACATCTGCACTTTATCTAGAAAACTACCTCGATA GTCTTGAATCACTGCCAACAGAGCTGGAAAGGAATTTCAAACTTATGCGTAAGCTTGATGATCGGGCCCAGacggcaatgaaaagtatcgaTACCCATGCCAAAGAGTACATGAAAAATCTGGTGACCAATAAAGATGCCATGACCGAAGAGGAACGGAAGAAGCGGCTGCATGAAATCCAAGTGTTGTTTGGCAAAGCCAAGGAATACAGTGATGACAAGGTTCAGCTAGCGATACAGACGTATGAATTGGTCGACAAACAAATCCGAAGGCTGGACAATGATTTGGCGAGGTTCGAGGGTGAGATTCAAGAGAAGGCATCGTCCACACGAAGCAAATCCGAGGAAGCTGTTGTAAAGa AAGGTCGAAAGAAAACCAAGGACGCTAAGGTAACTGGTAAAAAGAAACAATCACCATCCTCAGAAGATGAGGCTCGAGGCGGTGGTGGTACTGCGGCGCAAgttagcaaaaagaaaaagcagAAGGTAAATCAAGAAAAAGAGAATCGCAAGGGTCAAAAG ttGAGTTGCTTGACACAG AAGAATGCAGAAGTTGAAGAATCTGAAAAAGAATCTGGACCTGCCACGCATCCAAGTGATGTATTGGATATGCCAGTCGATCCTAATGAACCTACCTACTGTTTGTGTCATCAAGTGTCTTATGGCGAGATGATTGGATGTGATAATCCAGAT TGCCCAATTGAATGGTTTCACTTTGCCTGCGTTGGACTTACAACAAAACCAAAAGGCAAATGGTTTTGTCCCAAATGTACGCAAGatcgaaagaaaaaataa
- the LOC129939199 gene encoding inhibitor of growth protein 5 isoform X6, whose product MTSALYLENYLDSLESLPTELERNFKLMRKLDDRAQTAMKSIDTHAKEYMKNLVTNKDAMTEEERKKRLHEIQVLFGKAKEYSDDKVQLAIQTYELVDKQIRRLDNDLARFEGEIQEKASSTRSKSEEAVVKKGRKKTKDAKVTGKKKQSPSSEDEARGGGGTAAQVSKKKKQKKNAEVEESEKESGPATHPSDVLDMPVDPNEPTYCLCHQVSYGEMIGCDNPDCPIEWFHFACVGLTTKPKGKWFCPKCTQDRKKK is encoded by the exons atGACATCTGCACTTTATCTAGAAAACTACCTCGATA GTCTTGAATCACTGCCAACAGAGCTGGAAAGGAATTTCAAACTTATGCGTAAGCTTGATGATCGGGCCCAGacggcaatgaaaagtatcgaTACCCATGCCAAAGAGTACATGAAAAATCTGGTGACCAATAAAGATGCCATGACCGAAGAGGAACGGAAGAAGCGGCTGCATGAAATCCAAGTGTTGTTTGGCAAAGCCAAGGAATACAGTGATGACAAGGTTCAGCTAGCGATACAGACGTATGAATTGGTCGACAAACAAATCCGAAGGCTGGACAATGATTTGGCGAGGTTCGAGGGTGAGATTCAAGAGAAGGCATCGTCCACACGAAGCAAATCCGAGGAAGCTGTTGTAAAGa AAGGTCGAAAGAAAACCAAGGACGCTAAGGTAACTGGTAAAAAGAAACAATCACCATCCTCAGAAGATGAGGCTCGAGGCGGTGGTGGTACTGCGGCGCAAgttagcaaaaagaaaaagcagAAG AAGAATGCAGAAGTTGAAGAATCTGAAAAAGAATCTGGACCTGCCACGCATCCAAGTGATGTATTGGATATGCCAGTCGATCCTAATGAACCTACCTACTGTTTGTGTCATCAAGTGTCTTATGGCGAGATGATTGGATGTGATAATCCAGAT TGCCCAATTGAATGGTTTCACTTTGCCTGCGTTGGACTTACAACAAAACCAAAAGGCAAATGGTTTTGTCCCAAATGTACGCAAGatcgaaagaaaaaataa
- the LOC129939199 gene encoding inhibitor of growth protein 5 isoform X5 — MTSALYLENYLDSLESLPTELERNFKLMRKLDDRAQTAMKSIDTHAKEYMKNLVTNKDAMTEEERKKRLHEIQVLFGKAKEYSDDKVQLAIQTYELVDKQIRRLDNDLARFEGEIQEKASSTRSKSEEAVVKKGRKKTKDAKVTGKKKQSPSSEDEARGGGGTAAQVSKKKKQKVNQEKENRKGQKNAEVEESEKESGPATHPSDVLDMPVDPNEPTYCLCHQVSYGEMIGCDNPDCPIEWFHFACVGLTTKPKGKWFCPKCTQDRKKK; from the exons atGACATCTGCACTTTATCTAGAAAACTACCTCGATA GTCTTGAATCACTGCCAACAGAGCTGGAAAGGAATTTCAAACTTATGCGTAAGCTTGATGATCGGGCCCAGacggcaatgaaaagtatcgaTACCCATGCCAAAGAGTACATGAAAAATCTGGTGACCAATAAAGATGCCATGACCGAAGAGGAACGGAAGAAGCGGCTGCATGAAATCCAAGTGTTGTTTGGCAAAGCCAAGGAATACAGTGATGACAAGGTTCAGCTAGCGATACAGACGTATGAATTGGTCGACAAACAAATCCGAAGGCTGGACAATGATTTGGCGAGGTTCGAGGGTGAGATTCAAGAGAAGGCATCGTCCACACGAAGCAAATCCGAGGAAGCTGTTGTAAAGa AAGGTCGAAAGAAAACCAAGGACGCTAAGGTAACTGGTAAAAAGAAACAATCACCATCCTCAGAAGATGAGGCTCGAGGCGGTGGTGGTACTGCGGCGCAAgttagcaaaaagaaaaagcagAAGGTAAATCAAGAAAAAGAGAATCGCAAGGGTCAAAAG AATGCAGAAGTTGAAGAATCTGAAAAAGAATCTGGACCTGCCACGCATCCAAGTGATGTATTGGATATGCCAGTCGATCCTAATGAACCTACCTACTGTTTGTGTCATCAAGTGTCTTATGGCGAGATGATTGGATGTGATAATCCAGAT TGCCCAATTGAATGGTTTCACTTTGCCTGCGTTGGACTTACAACAAAACCAAAAGGCAAATGGTTTTGTCCCAAATGTACGCAAGatcgaaagaaaaaataa
- the LOC129939199 gene encoding inhibitor of growth protein 5 isoform X8 — protein sequence MRKLDDRAQTAMKSIDTHAKEYMKNLVTNKDAMTEEERKKRLHEIQVLFGKAKEYSDDKVQLAIQTYELVDKQIRRLDNDLARFEGEIQEKASSTRSKSEEAVVKKGRKKTKDAKVTGKKKQSPSSEDEARGGGGTAAQVSKKKKQKVNQEKENRKGQKLSCLTQKNAEVEESEKESGPATHPSDVLDMPVDPNEPTYCLCHQVSYGEMIGCDNPDCPIEWFHFACVGLTTKPKGKWFCPKCTQDRKKK from the exons ATGCGTAAGCTTGATGATCGGGCCCAGacggcaatgaaaagtatcgaTACCCATGCCAAAGAGTACATGAAAAATCTGGTGACCAATAAAGATGCCATGACCGAAGAGGAACGGAAGAAGCGGCTGCATGAAATCCAAGTGTTGTTTGGCAAAGCCAAGGAATACAGTGATGACAAGGTTCAGCTAGCGATACAGACGTATGAATTGGTCGACAAACAAATCCGAAGGCTGGACAATGATTTGGCGAGGTTCGAGGGTGAGATTCAAGAGAAGGCATCGTCCACACGAAGCAAATCCGAGGAAGCTGTTGTAAAGa AAGGTCGAAAGAAAACCAAGGACGCTAAGGTAACTGGTAAAAAGAAACAATCACCATCCTCAGAAGATGAGGCTCGAGGCGGTGGTGGTACTGCGGCGCAAgttagcaaaaagaaaaagcagAAGGTAAATCAAGAAAAAGAGAATCGCAAGGGTCAAAAG ttGAGTTGCTTGACACAG AAGAATGCAGAAGTTGAAGAATCTGAAAAAGAATCTGGACCTGCCACGCATCCAAGTGATGTATTGGATATGCCAGTCGATCCTAATGAACCTACCTACTGTTTGTGTCATCAAGTGTCTTATGGCGAGATGATTGGATGTGATAATCCAGAT TGCCCAATTGAATGGTTTCACTTTGCCTGCGTTGGACTTACAACAAAACCAAAAGGCAAATGGTTTTGTCCCAAATGTACGCAAGatcgaaagaaaaaataa
- the LOC129939199 gene encoding inhibitor of growth protein 5 isoform X7 → MTSALYLENYLDSLESLPTELERNFKLMRKLDDRAQTAMKSIDTHAKEYMKNLVTNKDAMTEEERKKRLHEIQVLFGKAKEYSDDKVQLAIQTYELVDKQIRRLDNDLARFEGEIQEKASSTRSKSEEAVVKKGRKKTKDAKVTGKKKQSPSSEDEARGGGGTAAQVSKKKKQKNAEVEESEKESGPATHPSDVLDMPVDPNEPTYCLCHQVSYGEMIGCDNPDCPIEWFHFACVGLTTKPKGKWFCPKCTQDRKKK, encoded by the exons atGACATCTGCACTTTATCTAGAAAACTACCTCGATA GTCTTGAATCACTGCCAACAGAGCTGGAAAGGAATTTCAAACTTATGCGTAAGCTTGATGATCGGGCCCAGacggcaatgaaaagtatcgaTACCCATGCCAAAGAGTACATGAAAAATCTGGTGACCAATAAAGATGCCATGACCGAAGAGGAACGGAAGAAGCGGCTGCATGAAATCCAAGTGTTGTTTGGCAAAGCCAAGGAATACAGTGATGACAAGGTTCAGCTAGCGATACAGACGTATGAATTGGTCGACAAACAAATCCGAAGGCTGGACAATGATTTGGCGAGGTTCGAGGGTGAGATTCAAGAGAAGGCATCGTCCACACGAAGCAAATCCGAGGAAGCTGTTGTAAAGa AAGGTCGAAAGAAAACCAAGGACGCTAAGGTAACTGGTAAAAAGAAACAATCACCATCCTCAGAAGATGAGGCTCGAGGCGGTGGTGGTACTGCGGCGCAAgttagcaaaaagaaaaagcagAAG AATGCAGAAGTTGAAGAATCTGAAAAAGAATCTGGACCTGCCACGCATCCAAGTGATGTATTGGATATGCCAGTCGATCCTAATGAACCTACCTACTGTTTGTGTCATCAAGTGTCTTATGGCGAGATGATTGGATGTGATAATCCAGAT TGCCCAATTGAATGGTTTCACTTTGCCTGCGTTGGACTTACAACAAAACCAAAAGGCAAATGGTTTTGTCCCAAATGTACGCAAGatcgaaagaaaaaataa
- the LOC129939199 gene encoding inhibitor of growth protein 5 isoform X4 produces the protein MTSALYLENYLDSLESLPTELERNFKLMRKLDDRAQTAMKSIDTHAKEYMKNLVTNKDAMTEEERKKRLHEIQVLFGKAKEYSDDKVQLAIQTYELVDKQIRRLDNDLARFEGEIQEKASSTRSKSEEAVVKKGRKKTKDAKVTGKKKQSPSSEDEARGGGGTAAQVSKKKKQKVNQEKENRKGQKKNAEVEESEKESGPATHPSDVLDMPVDPNEPTYCLCHQVSYGEMIGCDNPDCPIEWFHFACVGLTTKPKGKWFCPKCTQDRKKK, from the exons atGACATCTGCACTTTATCTAGAAAACTACCTCGATA GTCTTGAATCACTGCCAACAGAGCTGGAAAGGAATTTCAAACTTATGCGTAAGCTTGATGATCGGGCCCAGacggcaatgaaaagtatcgaTACCCATGCCAAAGAGTACATGAAAAATCTGGTGACCAATAAAGATGCCATGACCGAAGAGGAACGGAAGAAGCGGCTGCATGAAATCCAAGTGTTGTTTGGCAAAGCCAAGGAATACAGTGATGACAAGGTTCAGCTAGCGATACAGACGTATGAATTGGTCGACAAACAAATCCGAAGGCTGGACAATGATTTGGCGAGGTTCGAGGGTGAGATTCAAGAGAAGGCATCGTCCACACGAAGCAAATCCGAGGAAGCTGTTGTAAAGa AAGGTCGAAAGAAAACCAAGGACGCTAAGGTAACTGGTAAAAAGAAACAATCACCATCCTCAGAAGATGAGGCTCGAGGCGGTGGTGGTACTGCGGCGCAAgttagcaaaaagaaaaagcagAAGGTAAATCAAGAAAAAGAGAATCGCAAGGGTCAAAAG AAGAATGCAGAAGTTGAAGAATCTGAAAAAGAATCTGGACCTGCCACGCATCCAAGTGATGTATTGGATATGCCAGTCGATCCTAATGAACCTACCTACTGTTTGTGTCATCAAGTGTCTTATGGCGAGATGATTGGATGTGATAATCCAGAT TGCCCAATTGAATGGTTTCACTTTGCCTGCGTTGGACTTACAACAAAACCAAAAGGCAAATGGTTTTGTCCCAAATGTACGCAAGatcgaaagaaaaaataa
- the LOC129939594 gene encoding ankyrin repeat domain-containing protein 49: MTDYDSDEEKSQMEKLQYADVKPGMFVSGWDDENDLIEEDKDPQASLERLILWSVNEGQIDKVREILELNPETVNAVDEDGYTPLHRACYNNFVDIAKLLLQYNANLNAQTELKWTPLHSACKWSNAECAALLLQHGADVNAKSDGLQTPLHVAATVSNCRNTAMTLLLDRNIDAQARNNSDETAAVIARRTGMTYPVFEIGLPAFQVETGLID, encoded by the exons atgactGACTACGATTCGGACGAGGAAAAATCTCAAATGGAGAAACTCCAATATGCAGATGTTAAGCCGGGAATGTTTGTCAGCGGCTGGGACGATGAGAATGACCTAATCGAAGAGGACAAAGATCCTCAAG caAGCTTAGAACGATTGATATTATGGTCAGTTAATGAAGGTCAGATAGACAAAGTTCGTGAAATTCTTGAACTTAATCCGGAAACAGTAAATGCAGTCGATGAGGATGGATATACTCCTTTGCATAG agCTTGTTACAATAATTTCGTTGACATTGCCAAACTCTTGCTTCAATACAATGCCAATTTGAATGCCCAAACTGAATTGAAATGGACTCCACTGCATTCGGCTTGTAAATGGAGCAACGCTGAATGTGCTGCATTGCTTCTTCAGCATGGAGCTGATGTTAATGCCAAATCAGATGGCTTACAGACTCCACTTCATGTTGCTGCAACAGTTTCCAATTGTCGCAATACAGCAATGACACTTCTGCTGGATAGAAATATCGATGCTCAAGCTCGGAATAATTCAGACGAAACTGCTGCGGTGATTGCAAGACGAACAGGAATGACATATCCAGTTTTTGAAATTGGACTACCAGCATTTCAAGTAGAAACTGGGTTAATtgattaa
- the LOC129939199 gene encoding inhibitor of growth protein 5 isoform X2, giving the protein MTSALYLENYLDSLESLPTELERNFKLMRKLDDRAQTAMKSIDTHAKEYMKNLVTNKDAMTEEERKKRLHEIQVLFGKAKEYSDDKVQLAIQTYELVDKQIRRLDNDLARFEGEIQEKASSTRSKSEEAVVKKGRKKTKDAKVTGKKKQSPSSEDEARGGGGTAAQVSKKKKQKVNQEKENRKGQKLSCLTQNAEVEESEKESGPATHPSDVLDMPVDPNEPTYCLCHQVSYGEMIGCDNPDCPIEWFHFACVGLTTKPKGKWFCPKCTQDRKKK; this is encoded by the exons atGACATCTGCACTTTATCTAGAAAACTACCTCGATA GTCTTGAATCACTGCCAACAGAGCTGGAAAGGAATTTCAAACTTATGCGTAAGCTTGATGATCGGGCCCAGacggcaatgaaaagtatcgaTACCCATGCCAAAGAGTACATGAAAAATCTGGTGACCAATAAAGATGCCATGACCGAAGAGGAACGGAAGAAGCGGCTGCATGAAATCCAAGTGTTGTTTGGCAAAGCCAAGGAATACAGTGATGACAAGGTTCAGCTAGCGATACAGACGTATGAATTGGTCGACAAACAAATCCGAAGGCTGGACAATGATTTGGCGAGGTTCGAGGGTGAGATTCAAGAGAAGGCATCGTCCACACGAAGCAAATCCGAGGAAGCTGTTGTAAAGa AAGGTCGAAAGAAAACCAAGGACGCTAAGGTAACTGGTAAAAAGAAACAATCACCATCCTCAGAAGATGAGGCTCGAGGCGGTGGTGGTACTGCGGCGCAAgttagcaaaaagaaaaagcagAAGGTAAATCAAGAAAAAGAGAATCGCAAGGGTCAAAAG ttGAGTTGCTTGACACAG AATGCAGAAGTTGAAGAATCTGAAAAAGAATCTGGACCTGCCACGCATCCAAGTGATGTATTGGATATGCCAGTCGATCCTAATGAACCTACCTACTGTTTGTGTCATCAAGTGTCTTATGGCGAGATGATTGGATGTGATAATCCAGAT TGCCCAATTGAATGGTTTCACTTTGCCTGCGTTGGACTTACAACAAAACCAAAAGGCAAATGGTTTTGTCCCAAATGTACGCAAGatcgaaagaaaaaataa
- the LOC129939199 gene encoding inhibitor of growth protein 5 isoform X3, with amino-acid sequence MDSLPSLGLESLPTELERNFKLMRKLDDRAQTAMKSIDTHAKEYMKNLVTNKDAMTEEERKKRLHEIQVLFGKAKEYSDDKVQLAIQTYELVDKQIRRLDNDLARFEGEIQEKASSTRSKSEEAVVKKGRKKTKDAKVTGKKKQSPSSEDEARGGGGTAAQVSKKKKQKVNQEKENRKGQKLSCLTQKNAEVEESEKESGPATHPSDVLDMPVDPNEPTYCLCHQVSYGEMIGCDNPDCPIEWFHFACVGLTTKPKGKWFCPKCTQDRKKK; translated from the exons atggatTCATTGCCGTCTCTAGGTCTTGAATCACTGCCAACAGAGCTGGAAAGGAATTTCAAACTTATGCGTAAGCTTGATGATCGGGCCCAGacggcaatgaaaagtatcgaTACCCATGCCAAAGAGTACATGAAAAATCTGGTGACCAATAAAGATGCCATGACCGAAGAGGAACGGAAGAAGCGGCTGCATGAAATCCAAGTGTTGTTTGGCAAAGCCAAGGAATACAGTGATGACAAGGTTCAGCTAGCGATACAGACGTATGAATTGGTCGACAAACAAATCCGAAGGCTGGACAATGATTTGGCGAGGTTCGAGGGTGAGATTCAAGAGAAGGCATCGTCCACACGAAGCAAATCCGAGGAAGCTGTTGTAAAGa AAGGTCGAAAGAAAACCAAGGACGCTAAGGTAACTGGTAAAAAGAAACAATCACCATCCTCAGAAGATGAGGCTCGAGGCGGTGGTGGTACTGCGGCGCAAgttagcaaaaagaaaaagcagAAGGTAAATCAAGAAAAAGAGAATCGCAAGGGTCAAAAG ttGAGTTGCTTGACACAG AAGAATGCAGAAGTTGAAGAATCTGAAAAAGAATCTGGACCTGCCACGCATCCAAGTGATGTATTGGATATGCCAGTCGATCCTAATGAACCTACCTACTGTTTGTGTCATCAAGTGTCTTATGGCGAGATGATTGGATGTGATAATCCAGAT TGCCCAATTGAATGGTTTCACTTTGCCTGCGTTGGACTTACAACAAAACCAAAAGGCAAATGGTTTTGTCCCAAATGTACGCAAGatcgaaagaaaaaataa
- the LOC129941249 gene encoding peptide chain release factor 1-like, mitochondrial, whose amino-acid sequence MKMFLRKIITQQRPLLVQIFSKLDKRCISVSSQKYSADISFQDLKVKTFLENIRKEFYDLRVNNEDFQRMNKISEIVRSIEQRNVLLGNITSLDDMKNEKDEDMRQLIKEENQVYADLLSKTEEQLFQQMLTLADDESYSSLIFEVNAGAGGQEAMLFAGELLDTYWNFMHYKGWDVEPLEEDRTDIGGLRHANLIVHGEDAYDFLKYEAGVHRVQRIPATEKAGRVHTSTASIAVIPRPDDIDCTINEKDLKIETKRASGAGGQHVNTTDSAVRIVHIPTGIAVEAQSERSQLKNREIAIARLQAKLLQKKLEESENSKSATRKSQVGSLNRNEKIRTYNFAQDRITDHRIQGGTVHNMAEYFKGNQHLESLIERLARENRKTKLLEMISNVESNDLLEAENKKK is encoded by the exons atgaaaatgttTCTGCGTAAAATAATCACCCAACAACGTCCACTACTAGTGCAGATATTTTCCAAACTTGACAAACGGTGTATCTCGGTCTCGAGCCAAAAATACTCGGCAGATATTTCGTTTCAAGATTtgaaagtgaaaacatttttggaaaatattcgtAAAGAGTTTTACGACCTTCGTGTAAataatgaagattttcaaagaaTGAATAAGATTTCAGAAATCGTTCGGTCAATTGAGCAGCGTAATGTCCTCCTGGGAAATATAACTTCCCTTGAtgatatgaaaaatgaaaaagatgagGACATGAGGCAGCTAATTAAGGAAGAGAATCAG GTATATGCGGATCTTCTGAGCAAAACCGAAGAACAACTCTTCCAGCAAATGTTAACCTTAGCCGATGACGAAAGTTATTCGTCACTAATCTTCGAAGTAAATGCCGGTGCTGGAGGCCAAGAAGCTATGCTCTTCGCCGGAGAACTCTTAGATACTTACTGGAATTTTATGCACTACAAAGGGTGGGATGTGGAACCTCTTGAAGAGGATCGAACGGATATAGGAG GTCTTCGTCATGCCAATCTCATTGTCCACGGAGAAGATGCCTACGATTTTCTCAAGTACGAAGCAGGAGTACACCGTGTCCAACGCATCCCCGCAACAGAGAAAGCCGGAAGGGTCCACACGAGCACTGCATCGATTGCAGTTATCCCTCGGCCTGACGATATTGATTGCACCATCAACGAAAAAGACCTGAAAATCGAAACGAAGCGGGCTAGTGGCGCTGGTGGACAACACGTTAACACAACCGATTCAGCTGTCCGAATTGTTCACATTCCAACAGGAATCGCTGTTGAAGCCCAGAGCGAACGATCACAACTGAAAAATCGAGAAATCGCCATAGCTCGTTTGCAAGCCAAGTTGTTGCAAAAGAAACTTGAAGAGAGTGAGAACAGCAAGAGTGCTACTAGAAAATCCCAAGTTGGATCGTTGAACCGCAACGAAAAAATTCGAACTTACAACTTTGCCCAGGATCGCATCACCGACCATAGGATCCAGGGAGGTACTGTGCACAATATGGCCGAATACTTTAAGGGCAACCAACACCTAGAATCCCTGATTGAAAGACTTGCCAGGgagaatagaaaaacaaaactcctCGAAATGATTTCCAATGTGGAATCGAATGATTTATTAGaagcagaaaataaaaagaaataa